In a single window of the Coriobacteriia bacterium genome:
- a CDS encoding HAD-IA family hydrolase — protein sequence MTDAPLRAVFFDVGNTLLYAEPSVSEVCRQVLAEAGHVRDLHVIDAYMPLVDAYYEERYEEDDAFWTDEERTSSVWVGMYSLLCRELGIEAEAVDIARRVYDEFGRADRWAPYADVRPAFERLKSRGLALGIISNWDSRLVGLLTGLGFGDVLDDIVSSADVGLHKPDPRIFELACSRLGVSPHEAAHIGDHHYADVLGASSVGMRALLIDRHGAADSDFSPVHTLEDIETALGI from the coding sequence GTGACGGACGCTCCACTTCGCGCGGTCTTCTTCGATGTCGGCAACACGCTGCTTTACGCTGAACCGAGCGTCTCCGAGGTGTGTCGCCAGGTGCTCGCCGAGGCGGGCCACGTGCGGGACCTCCACGTCATCGATGCGTACATGCCGCTCGTGGACGCGTACTACGAGGAGCGCTACGAGGAGGACGACGCGTTCTGGACGGACGAGGAGCGCACCTCATCGGTGTGGGTGGGCATGTACTCGCTCCTGTGCCGGGAGCTTGGGATCGAAGCCGAGGCAGTCGACATCGCCCGACGCGTCTATGACGAGTTCGGGCGGGCCGATCGTTGGGCGCCGTACGCCGACGTCCGGCCCGCGTTCGAGCGCCTCAAGTCACGGGGACTCGCCTTGGGCATCATCTCCAATTGGGACTCGCGGCTCGTGGGTCTGCTCACGGGTCTCGGCTTTGGTGACGTCTTAGACGACATCGTGTCCTCAGCCGACGTGGGTCTTCACAAGCCTGACCCGCGGATCTTCGAACTGGCATGCAGCCGGCTTGGCGTGTCTCCGCACGAAGCGGCGCACATCGGGGACCATCACTATGCCGATGTGCTCGGTGCCTCGTCAGTCGGTATGCGGGCGCTTCTGATCGATCGTCATGGCGCGGCTGATTCCGACTTCTCGCCGGTCCACACGCTGGAGGACATCGAGACTGCGCTCGGCATCTAG
- a CDS encoding cytochrome c biogenesis protein CcdA — protein MQDAIPLLTAFGAGLLTFLSPCVLPLIPGYVAFMTGMTSSELAAEDRKLSATLVPALLFVAGFSIVFVALGASASALGSFLAQYQSTLEKVAGALIMLLGFFMLGIVKIPWLYGEARFEMQKARRFGGLAALVMGMAFAFGWSPCVGPILGSILMMAANEAEVGRGALMLAVYSLGLGIPFVLVAVMLGRIKPLLNWLNRHTLVINRVAGVVLMVLGLLILTGWIGPVVGFLSAFIPKIGG, from the coding sequence GTGCAGGACGCCATACCGCTGCTGACCGCGTTCGGGGCCGGACTGCTCACCTTCCTGTCACCGTGCGTGCTGCCGCTGATTCCCGGGTACGTCGCGTTCATGACCGGGATGACCTCGAGCGAGCTGGCCGCCGAAGACCGCAAGCTCTCGGCCACCCTTGTTCCGGCGCTCCTGTTCGTCGCGGGTTTCTCCATCGTGTTTGTGGCACTGGGTGCCTCGGCTTCTGCCCTGGGATCGTTTCTCGCGCAGTACCAGAGCACTCTCGAGAAAGTCGCCGGCGCGCTCATCATGTTGCTCGGCTTCTTCATGCTCGGGATCGTGAAGATCCCGTGGCTCTACGGTGAAGCGCGGTTCGAAATGCAGAAGGCGCGGCGCTTCGGTGGCCTCGCCGCCCTCGTGATGGGCATGGCCTTCGCCTTCGGCTGGTCGCCGTGCGTCGGGCCGATCCTCGGCTCGATCCTGATGATGGCCGCCAACGAAGCCGAGGTCGGCCGCGGCGCGCTCATGCTCGCCGTCTACTCCCTCGGTTTGGGAATCCCGTTCGTGCTGGTCGCGGTGATGCTCGGCCGCATCAAGCCCCTGCTGAACTGGTTGAACCGCCACACGCTGGTCATCAACCGGGTTGCAGGCGTCGTCCTGATGGTGCTCGGTCTGCTCATCCTCACAGGCTGGATCGGCCCCGTGGTCGGCTTCCTGTCGGCCTTCATCCCGAAGATCGGCGGCTAG
- a CDS encoding SpoIIE family protein phosphatase: MRRRWPVRMTLTNRLLLLAAVIVVATTVLLLVTSAAGVYDMAVRQQSARQSAYCEILVADIGGRLGTVQGMVAATAGEPPLAADDPAEFRRVLSSYTLSSAQHLEGMVLIDADGTVLQAWPDDVLGGRSLAELGADEASATVTPFLWVEPSEGQEGGALWALVEVERGAEESRLLMGRIRTDFVGVALTEISELEGAPAALVLDAENRVLYQGEGTPDLRSIPLESSSDADRPGTGELRVEGQTPLVGPYVGTSVPEGLDWKIAVIGSPRVAWQATWAALMPGVLGWVAALAIALIAALVVVSRMTQPLKELEKRAKDLASGVAVETETVVEHDEVGRLIEAFNSVVRRLNRTNEIAELLARASDRSLVLAGVTSAIAHMLGAVDAEVLLIGDGDRLELVAAEGVLDGRSGIAVRLAEVPWIQSAIASGQPVEASRDEGDPYLGLHGPSATAALAAPLRAGSDIIGVAVVVRHGSMRFTESETETVRTFAAQASVALQNSRLFEDERRSRREAEVLRAIAERIASPGDVEQVLDDVARMQAGLIGLTGRHVLLTDPSLYGIPESEQPTTDREWLSVWSVVTAEDEPPAAPVCVDVISANPDVLKVMRHQNVAMALLTPLYRGTELAGLIVLTSKATIQTLSDQRMALAGTVGKQASLALENAYLFQQAKSRADNLETIFRISHAVGSSLQSRIVLNRVLDVVQKILSADAVMLMTYDAQRKHITVPMARGILHRDMLEATFRPGEDVPGRVFETREPERYDRISTSDTRLLNAAAEQGLESLLAVPLLARGRSIGVLVVFAREPAAFTTDELDLLRTFGSQAALAIDTADMFSREHNVATVLQESILPTRLPHIPGIEASSVYLPAGTDADIGGDYYDLFTAPDGRVVVSIGDVCGKGVAAATKTSMIRYALRGMVVAGLEPARVLSELNAMLLEAGDATSIVTLWLGYIDTSAGTLLYADGGHPPGLLLQPSDARIERLATTGALLGAVSGIHWTQKTVALDAGATLLLYTDGVTEARSGGRFFGEGRVRRALRAGGRPASVAQRLLGQVQRFSAGELRDDAAILAVAYAPGGDDDDVSS, translated from the coding sequence ATGCGGCGACGCTGGCCCGTACGGATGACACTCACCAACAGGCTCCTGCTTCTGGCTGCCGTCATCGTGGTTGCCACGACAGTGCTGTTGCTCGTGACCTCTGCCGCCGGTGTGTACGACATGGCCGTGCGTCAGCAGTCTGCCCGGCAGTCGGCGTACTGCGAGATCCTGGTGGCCGATATCGGCGGGCGTCTCGGCACCGTGCAGGGGATGGTTGCGGCCACCGCCGGAGAGCCGCCGCTTGCCGCAGATGATCCGGCCGAGTTCCGCCGCGTGCTCTCGAGCTACACGCTGAGTTCGGCGCAGCATCTTGAGGGCATGGTACTCATCGATGCGGACGGGACGGTTCTCCAGGCATGGCCGGACGACGTCCTTGGCGGGCGCTCGCTCGCCGAACTCGGCGCCGACGAGGCTTCTGCGACCGTAACGCCGTTCCTGTGGGTGGAGCCGTCCGAGGGGCAGGAGGGCGGGGCTCTCTGGGCGCTCGTGGAGGTGGAGCGTGGGGCCGAGGAGTCGCGGCTGCTGATGGGCCGGATCCGGACTGACTTCGTCGGCGTGGCGCTCACGGAGATATCCGAGCTTGAGGGCGCTCCGGCTGCGCTCGTCCTGGATGCCGAGAATCGTGTGCTCTATCAGGGCGAGGGCACCCCCGATCTCCGGAGCATCCCGCTCGAGTCCTCCAGTGATGCGGATCGGCCCGGGACGGGGGAGCTGCGGGTCGAGGGCCAGACCCCGCTCGTCGGGCCGTACGTCGGGACCTCGGTGCCGGAGGGCCTCGACTGGAAGATCGCGGTCATCGGCTCGCCGCGGGTCGCCTGGCAGGCGACGTGGGCAGCGCTGATGCCAGGTGTCCTCGGTTGGGTGGCTGCACTGGCGATCGCCCTGATCGCGGCGCTCGTGGTGGTGAGCCGTATGACACAGCCGCTCAAGGAACTTGAGAAGCGGGCGAAGGACCTTGCCTCGGGCGTCGCCGTCGAGACGGAGACGGTTGTCGAGCACGACGAGGTGGGCCGGCTGATCGAGGCGTTCAACTCGGTCGTACGACGGTTGAACCGGACGAACGAGATCGCCGAGTTGCTGGCGCGCGCCTCGGACCGCTCTCTCGTGCTCGCAGGAGTGACGTCGGCGATCGCACACATGCTCGGAGCGGTCGACGCCGAGGTACTGCTCATCGGAGACGGTGACCGCCTTGAGCTCGTGGCGGCGGAGGGAGTCCTCGACGGACGCAGCGGCATTGCGGTGCGTCTGGCCGAGGTCCCCTGGATCCAGTCCGCAATCGCGAGCGGTCAGCCGGTCGAGGCGTCTCGCGATGAAGGCGATCCTTATCTGGGTCTTCATGGCCCCTCGGCCACTGCGGCGCTCGCCGCCCCGCTACGGGCGGGGTCGGACATCATCGGTGTGGCGGTGGTGGTGCGTCATGGGAGCATGCGGTTCACAGAGTCTGAGACCGAGACGGTGCGTACGTTCGCGGCCCAGGCTTCGGTCGCGCTGCAGAACTCGCGACTGTTCGAGGACGAACGTCGCTCGCGACGTGAGGCCGAGGTGCTGAGGGCGATCGCCGAGCGGATAGCATCCCCGGGTGATGTGGAGCAGGTGCTCGACGACGTAGCGCGGATGCAGGCCGGGTTGATCGGCCTGACCGGTCGTCATGTGCTGCTGACCGATCCTTCGCTCTACGGCATCCCGGAGTCGGAGCAGCCGACGACGGATCGCGAATGGCTCTCGGTGTGGTCCGTCGTTACCGCCGAGGATGAACCGCCTGCCGCGCCGGTGTGCGTGGACGTCATCTCGGCGAACCCCGACGTGCTCAAGGTGATGAGACACCAGAACGTCGCCATGGCCCTGCTCACGCCGCTCTACCGGGGTACCGAGTTGGCCGGGCTGATCGTACTCACGTCGAAGGCGACGATCCAGACTCTCTCGGATCAACGCATGGCGCTTGCAGGGACGGTCGGCAAGCAGGCGTCACTGGCGCTTGAGAATGCGTACCTGTTCCAGCAGGCGAAGAGCCGCGCCGACAATCTCGAGACGATCTTCCGCATCAGCCATGCGGTGGGCTCGTCACTGCAGAGCCGGATCGTGCTGAACCGGGTGCTCGACGTGGTGCAGAAGATCCTGTCGGCGGACGCGGTCATGCTGATGACCTATGACGCGCAGCGCAAACACATCACCGTCCCGATGGCGCGGGGCATCCTGCATCGAGACATGCTCGAAGCGACGTTCCGGCCCGGCGAGGACGTCCCCGGGCGTGTGTTCGAGACTCGCGAGCCGGAGCGGTACGACCGCATCTCGACGTCCGACACGCGCTTGCTGAACGCCGCCGCAGAGCAGGGGCTTGAGTCGCTGCTCGCCGTGCCGCTCCTCGCGCGCGGCCGAAGTATCGGTGTGCTGGTGGTCTTCGCGCGAGAACCGGCTGCGTTCACGACCGATGAGCTCGATCTCCTCCGCACGTTCGGCTCGCAGGCCGCGCTCGCCATCGACACGGCGGACATGTTCAGCCGGGAGCACAACGTGGCGACCGTCCTGCAGGAGAGCATCCTGCCCACGCGACTCCCGCATATACCCGGCATCGAAGCCAGTAGCGTCTACCTGCCAGCCGGCACGGACGCCGACATCGGCGGTGACTACTACGACCTGTTCACTGCGCCGGACGGACGGGTCGTCGTGTCCATCGGCGATGTGTGCGGCAAGGGCGTGGCAGCCGCCACCAAGACGTCCATGATCCGCTACGCGCTGCGGGGCATGGTGGTCGCAGGGCTGGAGCCTGCCCGGGTGCTATCCGAACTCAATGCGATGCTGCTCGAGGCGGGTGATGCTACGAGCATCGTGACGCTGTGGCTCGGCTACATCGACACCTCGGCAGGGACGCTCCTGTACGCCGATGGAGGGCATCCTCCGGGGCTGTTGCTGCAGCCGTCGGACGCGCGTATCGAGCGGCTCGCCACCACAGGGGCACTCCTCGGCGCAGTGTCCGGCATCCATTGGACGCAGAAGACGGTTGCGCTCGATGCAGGTGCGACGCTGCTGCTCTATACCGACGGTGTGACCGAGGCCCGCAGCGGCGGGCGGTTCTTCGGCGAGGGCCGCGTCCGGCGCGCGTTGCGCGCCGGCGGCAGGCCCGCGAGTGTGGCGCAACGGCTGCTGGGGCAGGTGCAGCGCTTCTCGGCCGGTGAGCTTAGGGACGATGCCGCGATCCTTGCTGTGGCGTACGCGCCGGGAGGCGACGACGACGATGTTTCGTCCTGA
- a CDS encoding sigma-54 dependent transcriptional regulator, with product MKSRVLLADDEKNMRWVLSQALEAEGYEVAEAADGKEALSSIADQAPDLLILDHKMPAPDGMEVLRRIRAKGHRFPVIMLTAHGNVQTAVEAMKAGANEYLTKPFDLDELRLSIEKVLQMSALAAEVDRLREELDRDWDVDGIVAADPGMLDMLETVRKVAASEATVMLYGESGTGKELVARAIHRLSSRAGKPFISISAGALPETLLESELFGYEKGAFTGAVNAKPGRFEMANGGTLFLDEIGDISPAVQVKLLRVLQERTFERLGGTRSIEVDVRVISATNRDLQQLIADGTFREDLYYRLNVVPLTIPPLRKRSTEIPLLVAHFLEKFGAGKRTIASAAMEALVTYQWPGNVRELENTIERVVILSHGEIIEADDLPAEVRAGVAVCDAGSRCFVLPDSGLDLEEVELDLVRQALDRAGGSVPQAAKLLGLTTKTLEARMERYGL from the coding sequence ATGAAGAGCCGGGTGCTGCTTGCCGACGACGAGAAGAACATGCGGTGGGTGCTGAGCCAGGCGCTGGAAGCCGAAGGCTACGAGGTCGCTGAGGCCGCCGACGGCAAGGAAGCGCTGTCGTCGATCGCCGATCAGGCGCCCGATCTCCTGATCCTCGACCACAAGATGCCTGCGCCCGATGGGATGGAGGTCCTACGGCGCATCCGCGCGAAGGGGCACCGGTTCCCCGTCATCATGCTGACCGCTCACGGCAATGTGCAGACCGCGGTAGAAGCGATGAAGGCTGGCGCCAACGAGTACCTCACCAAGCCGTTCGATCTCGATGAACTCCGCTTGAGCATAGAGAAGGTCCTGCAGATGAGCGCGCTAGCCGCCGAGGTTGACCGACTGCGCGAGGAGCTCGATCGGGACTGGGACGTGGACGGCATCGTTGCCGCCGACCCCGGGATGCTCGACATGCTGGAGACGGTAAGGAAGGTCGCCGCTTCGGAGGCGACTGTGATGCTCTACGGTGAGTCCGGGACGGGCAAGGAACTCGTCGCGCGCGCAATCCATCGGCTCTCGTCGCGTGCGGGTAAGCCCTTCATCTCGATCAGCGCGGGCGCGTTGCCGGAGACGCTGCTCGAGAGCGAGCTGTTCGGCTACGAAAAGGGCGCGTTCACCGGTGCTGTGAACGCCAAGCCCGGCCGTTTCGAGATGGCGAACGGCGGCACGCTCTTCCTCGACGAGATCGGGGACATATCGCCCGCGGTGCAGGTGAAGCTGCTGCGCGTGCTGCAGGAGCGCACGTTCGAGCGCCTCGGCGGGACCCGAAGCATCGAAGTCGACGTGAGGGTCATCTCCGCCACGAACCGGGACCTTCAGCAGCTCATCGCGGACGGAACGTTCCGCGAAGACCTGTACTACCGGCTGAACGTCGTGCCGCTGACAATCCCACCGCTTCGAAAGCGGTCCACCGAAATACCGCTGCTGGTCGCCCACTTCCTCGAGAAGTTCGGCGCAGGAAAGCGCACGATCGCCTCGGCGGCCATGGAGGCGCTCGTAACGTATCAGTGGCCGGGCAACGTCCGCGAGCTCGAGAACACGATCGAGCGCGTGGTCATCCTCTCGCACGGCGAGATCATCGAGGCGGACGATCTGCCGGCCGAGGTGCGCGCCGGCGTCGCAGTGTGCGATGCGGGCTCGCGGTGTTTCGTGCTGCCTGACTCCGGGCTCGACCTCGAGGAGGTCGAACTGGACCTGGTCAGGCAGGCGCTCGACCGCGCGGGCGGGAGCGTACCGCAGGCGGCGAAGCTGCTCGGCCTGACGACGAAGACGCTCGAGGCGCGCATGGAGCGATACGGCCTCTAG
- a CDS encoding heavy-metal-associated domain-containing protein, which yields MAVVTRQFITTGMHCPSCSMLIQMDLSDLDGVQTVTVDHRSALSEVTFDDTIVGPEEIVAAIVRAGYGAELLEA from the coding sequence ATGGCAGTCGTCACCAGGCAGTTCATCACGACGGGTATGCACTGCCCGTCATGCTCGATGCTCATCCAGATGGACCTCTCGGATCTCGACGGCGTGCAAACCGTCACCGTCGATCATCGGAGCGCGCTGTCCGAGGTGACGTTCGACGACACCATCGTCGGCCCTGAGGAGATCGTGGCAGCCATCGTCCGCGCGGGTTACGGGGCGGAGCTGCTCGAGGCGTAG
- a CDS encoding UbiX family flavin prenyltransferase, whose protein sequence is MRRYVVIVTGASGSAYGLRLVEQLLEIGEVTLIFTKRGADMTAYELGLVVPSEGARETVLRYLELPRDLPLRVVPDDDLFDAVSSGSSGFEAVVVAPASMGFVGSISAGLASCLGERAAEVALKERRPLVIVPRETPLSLIHLRNLTALAEAGAAIVPAMPAFYQRPGTVDDMVNYVVGKVLDVLDIEHELFTRWRS, encoded by the coding sequence GTGAGGCGATACGTCGTGATCGTGACCGGCGCATCCGGCTCCGCCTATGGTCTGCGTCTTGTCGAGCAGTTGCTCGAGATCGGCGAGGTCACACTCATCTTCACCAAGCGGGGCGCGGACATGACCGCCTACGAGCTCGGTCTCGTGGTGCCCTCCGAGGGGGCGCGGGAAACGGTTCTGCGCTATCTGGAACTGCCACGCGACCTGCCGCTCCGTGTCGTACCGGATGACGACTTGTTCGATGCGGTGTCTTCCGGCTCGAGCGGCTTCGAGGCAGTGGTCGTGGCGCCTGCGTCGATGGGCTTTGTGGGCTCGATTTCGGCCGGGCTTGCGTCGTGCCTGGGCGAGCGCGCCGCCGAAGTGGCGCTCAAGGAACGGCGTCCTTTGGTCATCGTGCCGAGGGAGACGCCGCTCAGCCTCATCCATCTCCGCAATCTGACTGCGCTTGCCGAGGCCGGTGCGGCCATCGTTCCGGCGATGCCGGCGTTCTACCAGCGGCCCGGGACAGTCGATGACATGGTCAACTATGTGGTGGGCAAGGTGCTCGACGTACTGGACATCGAACACGAGTTGTTCACGAGGTGGCGATCATGA
- a CDS encoding anti-sigma factor antagonist (This anti-anti-sigma factor, or anti-sigma factor antagonist, belongs to a family that includes characterized members SpoIIAA, RsbV, RsfA, and RsfB.) — translation MKVITEPESDARVCVIRVLGDIDAATAPELESELESAVHRGCLNLVIDLAKVTYADSSALSLIVLMNRVLEPKGGRLVLAGASRNVSRILELSGLVGAAPTVSTAIDADDALAGLMLAEPAEAPLWVRSIELPARSSSLALMRSEVCEILAPLDIPEAGRFDIRVAVGEALSNAIRHGSPRGENDTVGITVTVYSDRVVLTVLDRGEGFDGQANADGDPYASSGRGVMFMQALMDHVTFERLPAGGTAVTLVKHLGAGTRGR, via the coding sequence ATGAAGGTGATCACCGAGCCTGAGAGCGATGCTCGCGTATGCGTGATCAGGGTGCTCGGCGACATCGACGCAGCCACCGCTCCCGAACTCGAGTCCGAGTTGGAGTCGGCCGTACACCGCGGCTGCTTGAACCTGGTTATCGATCTCGCCAAGGTCACGTATGCGGACAGCTCTGCGCTGAGCCTGATCGTGCTCATGAACCGCGTGCTGGAGCCGAAAGGCGGCCGGTTGGTGCTGGCCGGAGCCTCGCGCAACGTGAGCCGCATCCTCGAGCTCTCGGGACTCGTGGGAGCGGCACCGACGGTCTCGACCGCCATCGACGCTGACGACGCGCTCGCGGGTCTCATGCTCGCCGAACCTGCCGAGGCTCCGCTGTGGGTGCGGTCCATCGAGCTACCCGCCCGTTCGTCGTCGCTCGCGCTCATGCGGTCCGAGGTGTGCGAGATACTCGCGCCTCTTGATATCCCGGAAGCCGGTCGTTTCGATATCCGGGTCGCCGTTGGCGAGGCGCTCTCGAATGCGATACGGCACGGATCGCCGCGAGGAGAAAACGACACCGTCGGCATCACGGTGACCGTGTACTCGGACCGCGTGGTCCTGACCGTGCTCGACCGCGGCGAAGGCTTCGACGGACAGGCCAACGCAGATGGCGATCCGTATGCGTCGTCCGGGCGAGGCGTGATGTTCATGCAGGCTCTAATGGATCATGTGACGTTCGAGCGGCTGCCTGCCGGGGGGACGGCAGTCACCCTGGTGAAGCACCTCGGAGCGGGGACTCGCGGCAGATAG
- a CDS encoding nitroreductase family protein: MELKDAIRNRRSIRVFDGKPVDRAIIDRLIDAATYAPSRFNVQPWQFHVALGDARTRVAEVMALTTAYLDEYIDVLGPDGLEHAARFYADLGGAPVIIGISAKHVEDPTDWLDDTIAVGAALQNFLLTVVDEGLSACSLTAPVWIRDKLLEVFEIAEGWDIMALIVLGYADETPWEKSRHTDVATYLK, from the coding sequence ATGGAGCTGAAGGACGCCATTCGTAACCGCCGTTCCATCCGCGTGTTCGACGGCAAACCCGTGGACCGCGCGATCATCGATCGTCTCATCGACGCGGCCACCTATGCGCCATCTCGCTTCAACGTCCAGCCGTGGCAGTTCCACGTCGCACTGGGCGATGCGCGGACGCGCGTGGCAGAGGTAATGGCACTGACCACCGCCTATCTCGATGAGTACATCGACGTGCTCGGCCCCGACGGCCTTGAGCACGCTGCTCGTTTCTATGCCGATCTCGGCGGCGCACCAGTCATCATCGGTATCTCGGCCAAACACGTTGAGGACCCCACCGACTGGCTCGACGACACCATCGCCGTCGGCGCGGCACTGCAGAACTTCCTCCTGACGGTCGTGGACGAGGGACTTTCGGCGTGCAGCCTGACTGCCCCCGTCTGGATCCGCGACAAGCTGCTCGAGGTCTTCGAGATCGCCGAGGGCTGGGACATCATGGCGCTCATCGTGCTGGGCTACGCGGACGAGACGCCCTGGGAGAAGAGCCGGCACACGGACGTCGCCACCTATCTGAAGTGA
- a CDS encoding zinc ribbon domain-containing protein encodes MSRPGRLIASVVGVIALTAGIIGVGFILHADSHVAGSVIARPLDWMPPLVTVLVVAGVGWILVAQRRPDDDQSGASVSTRCPACEREVLGKWRMCPYCGAMLERTAPGVAAGAGQSDR; translated from the coding sequence ATGAGCAGACCGGGCAGATTGATCGCAAGCGTGGTGGGCGTGATCGCCCTCACCGCCGGCATCATCGGTGTTGGGTTCATTCTTCACGCGGACTCCCATGTGGCGGGGTCGGTCATCGCCCGCCCGCTCGACTGGATGCCTCCCCTCGTAACGGTTCTCGTAGTCGCCGGTGTCGGCTGGATCCTGGTGGCTCAGCGCCGTCCCGACGACGACCAGAGTGGGGCAAGCGTCAGCACCCGTTGTCCCGCATGTGAGCGTGAAGTGCTCGGCAAGTGGCGCATGTGCCCCTACTGCGGTGCGATGCTTGAGCGGACCGCACCGGGAGTTGCAGCAGGCGCCGGTCAGTCCGACCGGTAG
- a CDS encoding YqhA family protein, with the protein MTQTRKQPGSLARRVPAYSRFIVAIPVLGLFAGALTLTVMAGVQTAVTIGHVVAGELAKAEAVLEFIELADAFLLATVLYIMALGLYELFIDDNIPLPAWLEIHSLDDLKKKLVGVVAVVLAVTFLGSVIKGLDPQSLMYEGVGIGAVVAAMGYFLKGDGHA; encoded by the coding sequence ATGACCCAGACCCGGAAGCAGCCAGGCAGCCTCGCGCGACGGGTGCCGGCCTACTCGAGATTCATCGTAGCCATCCCCGTGCTCGGTCTGTTCGCCGGTGCCCTCACGCTGACCGTCATGGCGGGCGTACAGACTGCGGTCACCATCGGCCATGTGGTGGCCGGAGAGCTTGCGAAAGCGGAGGCGGTCCTCGAGTTCATCGAGCTTGCCGATGCCTTCCTGCTCGCGACGGTGCTGTATATCATGGCGCTCGGTCTGTACGAGCTGTTCATCGATGACAACATTCCGCTGCCGGCGTGGCTCGAGATCCACTCGCTCGATGACTTGAAGAAGAAGCTCGTGGGTGTGGTGGCGGTCGTGCTGGCGGTCACGTTCCTGGGGTCGGTGATCAAGGGACTCGATCCGCAGTCCTTGATGTACGAGGGAGTAGGCATTGGAGCCGTGGTGGCAGCGATGGGGTACTTCCTCAAAGGAGATGGTCACGCCTGA